The proteins below are encoded in one region of Colletotrichum lupini chromosome 5, complete sequence:
- a CDS encoding PRP1 splicing factor: MSGRRDFLSQPAPENYVAGLGRGATGFTTRSDLGPAREGPTEDQIKEAVAKRAAQLGLGTDGKKAEEKDDDDDRFKDPDNEVGLFAGGVYDKDDEEADRIWQEVDEKMARRRQKQREAREKAEQDEYERKNPKIAQQFADLKRALSTVTDDEWANLPEVGDLTGKNRRSKQTLRQRFYAVPDSVLAAARDSSELGTTVADDGAASSSEQADGTMTNFAKIGAARDKVLKSRLEQASQDGTESSVAGSASSIDPKGYITSLNKSVLNESQAQVGDINRVRELLTSVIKTNPNNAPGWIAAARLEELAGKTVAARNVIARGCTHCPKSEDVWLENIRLNDGKNAKIIAAEAIKKNDRSVRLWVEAMRLENEPRAKKKVIRLALDHIPESEALWKEAVNLEEDPEDARLLLAKATELIPLSVDLWLALARLESPENAQKVLNKARKAVPTSYEIWIAAARLQEQLGQGTKVNVMKRAIAVLVKESAMPKREEWIAEAEKCEEDGAVITCGNIIRETLGYGLDEDDDRKDTWTEDARGSINRGMYETARAIYSYALRVFVNSRTLWMAAADLERNHGTKESLAQVLEKAVEACPKSEVLWMMLAKEKWQAGEVDNARLVLARAFKSNPDNEDIWLAAVKLEAENGETERARKLLEEARDQAPTDRVWMKSVVFERVLGNSDAALDLVQRALQFFPATAKLWMLKGQIYEDLGKVGQAREAYSTGVKAVSKSIPLWLLYSRLEEKAGLVVKARSVLDRARLAIPKSAELWCESVRIERRAGNLNQAKSLMAKALQEVPKSGLLWSEQIWHLEPRTQRKPRSLEAIKKVDNDPILFVAVARIFWGERKLEKAQNWFEKALVLDSDNGDTWAWYYKFLLQHGTDEKRADVINKCVLNEPRHGEHWQAIAKQPANARKGTEEILKLVAEVLEK; the protein is encoded by the exons ATGTCGGGCAGGCGCGACTTCCTGAGCCAACCGGCTCCCGAAAACTACGTCGCTGGTCTTGGTAGAGGTGCTACTGGCTTCACTACGCGATCAGATCTGGGTCCTGCACGCGAAGGACCGACTGAGGACCAAATCAAGGAAGCGGTCGCCAAGCGCGCAGCACAACTCGGCTTAGGCACCGACGGCAAGAAGGCGGAGGAgaaggacgacgacgatgaccgGTTCAAGGATCCCGATAACGAAGTCGGCCTTTTCGCAGGTGGCGTATACGACAAAGATGACGAGGAAGCCGACAGGATATGGCAAGAAGTTGACGAGAAGATGGCGAGGAGAAGGCAGAAGCAACGAGAAGCGCGCGAAAAGGCCGAGCAAGACGAATATGAACGGAAGAACCCCAAGATTGCACAACAATTTGCGGATCTCAAGAGAGCGCTTTCGACGGTTACCGACGACGAATGGGCGAACCTTCCTGAAGTTGGAGATCTGACAGGAAAAAACAGGAGAAGCAAGCAGACCTTGCGACAACGCTTCTACGCAGTTCCAGACAGCGTTCTGGCTGCTGCGAGGGACTCATCAGAGCTGGGCACCACGGTTGCGGATGACGGAGCAGCATCAAGCTCCGAACAAGCGGACGGCACGATGACGAATTTTGCCAAGATTGGTGCTGCCAGAGACAAGGTCCTCAAGTCTAGGCTCGAGCAAGCGTCACAGGACGGAACCGAATCATCAGTCGCCGGTAGCGCATCGAGTATCGATCCCAAGGGCTACATCACAAGTCTGAACAAAAGCGTCCTCAACGAATCGCAAGCGCAAGTCGGCGACATCAACCGTGTACGCGAGCTGTTAACATCGGTGATCAAAACGAACCCGAATAATGCGCCGGGTTGGATTGCTGCGGCTCGCTTGGAGGAACTGGCAGGCAAGACGGTCGCTGCACGGAATGTGATAGCACGCGGATGCACACATTGCCCCAAGAGCGAGGATGTCTGGCTGGAGAATATTCGACTGAATGATGGAAAGAATGCGAAGATTATTGCCGCCGAGGCAATCAAGAAGAATGATCGATCTGTGCGTCTCTGGGTCGAGGCGATGAGACTGGAGAATGAGCCTAGGGCGAAGAAGAAGGTCATAAGACTCGCTCTGGATCATATTCCGGAATCAGAGGCACTATGGAAGGAAGCGGTCAACCTCGAAGAAGATCCGGAAGATGCCCGGTTGCTGCTCGCCAAGGCAACAGAGCTTATACCCCTATCCGTTGATCTGTGGTTGGCTTTGGCAAGACTGGAGAGCCCTGAAAACGCTCAAAAGGTGCTCAATAAGGCACGAAAAGCAGTGCCTACGTCTTACGAAATTTGGATCGCGGCTGCTCGACTGCAGGAACAGCTTGGCCAGGGTACGAAGGTCAACGTCATGAAGCGTGCCATTGCAGTTCTGGTCAAGGAGTCCGCCATGCCCAAACGCGAGGAGTGGATTGCCGAGGCAGAAAAGTGCGAGGAGGATGGCGCTGTCATTACGTGCGGAAATATTATCAGAGAAACACTTGGCTATGGTCtcgacgaagacgacgaccGCAAGGACACCTGGACGGAGGACGCCCGAGGCAGCATCAATCGCGGCATGTACGAGACAGCACGCGCCATCTACTCATATGCGCTGCGTGTTTTCGTCAACAGCAGAACATTATGGATGGCTGCCGCCGACCTGGAAAGAAATCACGGAACAAAGGAATCGCTCGCCCAGGTCCTGGAGAAGGCTGTCGAGGCATGCCCCAAGAGTGAGGTCCTGTGGATGATGTTGGCCAAAGAGAAGTGGCAAGCCGGCGAGGTCGACAATGCCAGATTGGTACTCGCCAGGGCTTTCAAGTCTAACCCGGATAACGAAGACATTTGGCTTGCTGCTGTCAAGCTCGAAGCCGAGAACGGAGAGACCGAGCGCGCTCGTAAGCTACTGGAGGAAGCCCGCGACCAGGCCCCCACGGATCGCGTGTGGATGAAGAGTGTGGTTTTCGAGAGAGTGCTGGGCAACAGCGATGCGGCACTGGATCTTGTCCAACGGGCGCTGCAATTCTTCCCTGCAACGGCGAAGTTGTGGATGCTCAAGGGACAAATCTACGAGGACCTTGGAAAGGTCGGCCAGGCACGCGAGGCCTACAGCACAGGTGTCAAGGCGGTGTCAAAGTCTATTCCATTGTGGCTGCTCTACTCTCGACTGGAGGAGAAGGCCGGGCTCGTCGTCAAGGCTCGCAGTGTTCTCGACCGAGCCCGACTTGCGATACCCAAATCGGCCGAGCTTTGGTGCGAATCTGTCCGCATCGAAAGACGCGCGGGCAATCTCAACCAGGCCAAGTCCCTCATGGCCAAGGCACTCCAAGAGGTGCCCAAGAGTGGACTCTTGTGGAGTGAACAGATCTGGCACTTGGAACCACGGACTCAGCGCAAGCCGCGGTCACTAGAGGCCATTAAGAAGGTGGACAACGACCCTATCCTGTTTGTAGCTGTGGCCCGAATCTTTTGGGGCGAACGCAAGCTCGAAAAGGCACAAAATTGGTTCGAGAAGGCGCTGGTGCTGGACAGCGACAATGGCGACACTTGGGCTTGGTATTACAAGTTCTTGCTCCAGCACGGAACAGAC GAGAAACGAGCGGATGTCATCAACAAGTGTGTCTTGAACGAGCCACGCCATGGCGAACACTGGCAAGCGATTGCCAAACAGCCCGCCAATGCAAGGAAGGGAACCGAGGAAATCCTGAAATTGGTTGCTGAAGTGTTGGAGAAATGA
- a CDS encoding meiotically up-regulated 65 protein yields MHRPSPPEGTDTIPCDHAEADGGMKYFVTSACQSSENQLSLSMYTMHGLSADDRARQTIACGFTVLHVLQSQGGSTLAGKSWDITSSPELMHEPTRVQLLGLGLHDQPTPPAFLSLLLLLHPHARSEEEVPIDFPEFLARRTIDLVASHRPSPSTASFLFPPVDGARLETSFGESRQSPPRRKLKHLRPGFQFSPPPNDEPPFTLKDTGRARLRYSVRAMPSFRSSRRATGLKDSDYDHEISLVNHDNRGSPSTESLSRPPRASTGSQLLRDEDTTGSHDAEPNGDRSTEHDTNQDASRSGRLVEPEQSRLSKAAGHRSAPTLEPQTTTATTAPSIEVEEPTPMEGTMPGRSSSQRRRPATADRETAIDVLWENERGCFVCRVALFSGKALGNLDPSPWTNQFHKTSPTTTKTAQVPDPSWEWAWPEWKIHREEGVAMDEFGWEYSFMFSKRYSWHGPKWWNSFVRRRCWVRKRIKKKPEDISEDPHMLNSDYFTVTPANHSRSSSVARSRRESVSKASVQTSVTEEKQDIEDVWTLMAVLRGSRIDREKIEAFENYLAHAKDNLEHLQEEMHDVMGIFVFQASRRLLLSRLTQIYDEAVAADEEKHEDADKAKEREERRKHLAAAIKHADEEVKRLSYWSDVKGLAENGEAKHAVAEDEGWNKGWEGVDQSGPAQPNSVSSVSLTLLSAGRGRVKFLGPKDRDQSARSGNSSADSLPATSAKLMAFQMSLGITLSLRVRSHRIGSSGISPISRVPQRWSRAPRTQLPLPRQWVHTATDAVRPSAVETPTPRSRIEDEEANHGTNPTCDTAVSPTLEGPAVEDEKIKMPLRVENLTLGDGPDTKPKEARKPTTLHPLDTISERRKPVEFLLKDASERKFKRPNKTGSTQVQHDSILVTPTIRYQPQRESRASVQRFHQSITRQIWLETVRQVKKGSFSNWRNTLDLLRRQTRPVKGPWQRNVRKITVGVELAYTLLHDVDQTIWDIHEQTRCHIEMRWPKDKEGTLSEVGYLFLSGDEDALEHASQEISRLAARADSTISIEGAIGSNFSTTRRDEVAGAKNETVWKSSEEEQRPAYMKEYSHKHKYESIPRPKEWTPDSFLAYITAITNARITTHDKYKMYGAGPAADNAALKLLFSAFTDESSRHARSRRAFKQALRFIELRGNAYRNHARDLFQSQRDAPFSMDTGVFNIMLENCAKLKDLRNFHGVLGMMISYGCQPNAKTWALYMEMIESKQIIQHVLRLMHSLGLLLNPDVVPLVTKQLVTEDMRKLEHNWPGIRSFLETLTAKYGTGWSSRPVMHAIMNELGRMGNFASCCDLWDIMAESRNTFPTTLTLNTMLQHAKTQRHLIFATAALEKAHKHFVVMNEQSYHILFFLAFRLDRPNAMGVIWRYACVAGRTSSDMRNQISNWRYGVNPENVLQHTIEPNPKAHAAPSALPTWFDQDVTGANQVNGARISKATHEYFREHKMRPWYPLHQLLSWAWEADGKIIAAVKKAKQQSLQHSPPTPLRTVTTPGIMVMYQRNGRGLRTHHMQLKIEHVAATDDLPPSSVDGDDQISSSSSVNEDKTTIVVPTEGITIPVMKDGQPSSSVDTDNQPSPSVDNYKTTIVPTDALRIPATQGVCEIASLSMAKVAGMSPLSPPFSPIEPPRLLFIIPTMPNHNPVNGLRDTQHDEENNTRNIHSSIPAKPLKKSLKPS; encoded by the exons ATGCACAGGCCATCACCTCCAGAGGGGACGGACACGATACCTTGTGATCACGCGGAAGCGGATGGAGGAATGAAGTATTT CGTCACCTCAGCTTGTCAAAGCTCCGAAAATCAGCTGTCACTTTCGATGTACACTATGC ATGGACTCTCAGCCGACGATCGTGCCCGTCAAACCATTGCCTGTGGCTTCACAGTGCTCCATGTGCTTCAGAGCCAG GGGGGCTCGACGCTCGCTGGAAAAAGCTGGGACATTACATCATCGCCGGAGCTGA TGCATGAGCCAACCCGTGTTCAGCTTTTGGGTCTAGGCCTCCACGACCAGCCAACGCCTCCTGCTTTCCTTTCGTTATTGTTATTGCTGCATC CCCACGCTAGGTCCGAAGAAGAGGTACCAATTGACTTCCCTGAATTCCTCGCTCGTCGGACCATCGACCTTGTAGCCTCACATCGGCCTTCTCCTTCTACGGCCTCTTTTCTATTCCCACCCGTCGACGGGGCGCGCTTGGAAACATCATTT GGCGAGAGCCGCCAATCACCCCCGAGAAGGAAGCTAAAGCACCTCCGGCCCGGATTCCAattctcccccccccccaacgACGAACCCCCTTTCACCCTCAAGG ACACCGGGCGAGCGAGGCTGCGATACAGCGTTAGAGCGATGCCTTCCTTTCGAAGCTCTCGTCGGGCCACCGGCTTGAAAGATAGTGATTATGACCACGAGATCAGCCTGGTCAACCATGACAACCGAGGTTCACCGAGCACCGAAAGCCTTAGCAGACCTCCTCGCGCGTCAACCGGTTCGCAGTTACTCCGTGATGAGGACACTACTGGGAGTCACGATGCGGAACCGAATGGGGACCGCAGTACGGAACACGATACCAATCAGGATGCCAGTAGGTCTGGACGCTTAGTAGAGCCAGAACAAAGTCGCCTGTCGAAGGCCGCTGGGCATCGGAGTGCTCCCACGCTTGAACCCCAAACGACAACGGCCACCACAGCACCGTCTATCGAAGTCGAAG AACCCACGCCAATGGAAGGCACAATGCCCGGCAGAAGCAGCAGTCAACGACGGAGGCCAGCCACGGCGGATCGAGAAACAGCTATTGATGTGTTGTGGGAGAACGAGCGAGGCTGCTTTGTTTGCCGTGTTGCCCTATTTTCCGGCAAGGCTTTGGGCAACCTCGACCCGTCGCCTTGGACGAACCAATTTCACAAGACGAGTCCGACCACGACCAAGACAGCACAAGTACCCGATCCGTCCTGGGAGTGGGCATGGCCTGAGTGGAAGATACATCGCGAAGAAGGTGTGGCCATGGACGAGTTCGGCTGGGAGTACTCGTTCATGTTCTCCAAGAGATATTCCTGGCATGGTCCGAAATGGTGGAATTCCTTCGTTCGGAGGAGATGCTGGGTTCGCAAGCGCATCAAGAAGAAACCAGAAGACATATCGGAAGACCCGCATATGCTGAACTCCGACTACTTCACCGTTACGCCTGCCAATCACAGCCGTTCCTCTAGTGTGGCACGTAGCCGGCGAGAAAGCGTCAGCAAGGCGAGTGTACAGACCAGTGTGACAGAGGAGAAGCAAGACATTGAAGACGTGTGGACTCTTATGGCCGTCCTTCGAGGCTCTCGCATCGACCGCGAAAAGATTGAGGCCTTTGAGAATTATCTCGCGCATGCCAAAGACAACCTCGAACACTTACAAGAGGAAATGCACGATGTTATGGGCATATTTGTGTTTCAGGCCTCGAGAAGACTGCTGTTGAGTCGCTTGACCCAGATTTATGATGAAGCGGTCGCTGCAGACGAAGAGAAGCACGAAGATGCAGACAAGGcaaaagaaagagaagagAGAAGGAAACACCTTGCAGCGGCAATCAAACATGCAGACGAAGAAGTCAAAAGGCTTTCGTATTGGAGCGATGTCAAGGGGCTTGCAGAGAATGGCGAAGCCAAACATGCTGTTGCAGAAGACGAGGGATGGAATAAGGGGTGGGAAGGTGTTGATCAGAGCGGTCCTGCGCAACCCAACTCGG TGAGCTCAGTGTCGCTCACACTGTTGTCGGCCGGCAGGGGTCGGGTCAAATTTCTGGGGCCGAAAGACCGGGATCAATCGGCGCGAAGTGGAAATTCTTCTGCGGATAGCTTGCCCGCGACTTCAGCGAAACTGATGGCATTC CAAATGTCCCTGGGAATCACGCTATCATTGAGAGTCCGATCTCACCGTATCGGCTCTTCTGGGATCTCTCCGATTTCCAGGGTTCCTCAAAGATGGTCTCGGGCGCCTCGAACTCAACTACCACTTCCTCGTCAATGGGTGCACACAGCTACCGATGCAGTCAGACCCAGCGCGGTTGAGACTCCCACACCGCGATCTCGAATCGAAGACGAAGAAGCGAACCATGGCACCAACCCAACCTGCGATACCGCCGTGAGTCCTACCTTGGAAGGCCCGGCCGTCGAAGACGAAAAGATCAAGATGCCACTGAGAGTTGAGAACTTGACGCTGGGTGACGGTCCGGACACAAAGCCGAAGGAAGCACGCAAACCTACGACGTTGCATCCACTTGATACCATCAGCGAGCGTCGTAAACCTGTTGAGTTTCTACTTAAAGATGCCAGCGAACGCAAGTTCAAACGACCGAACAAGACGGGCTCTACCCAAGTACAGCATGACTCTATACTCGTTACGCCGACGATACGTTACCAGCCCCAGCGAGAATCGCGAGCCAGTGTTCAGCGATTCCACCAAAGCATAACCAGGCAAATCTGGCTCGAGACGGTCCGACAGGTCAAAAAGGGGTCATTTAGCAACTGGCGCAATACTTTGGACCTTCTTCGACGACAGACCCGGCCTGTCAAGGGGCCCTGGCAGCGCAATGTGCGTAAGATCACAGTCGGGGTTGAACTCGCATATACGCTCCTTCACGATGTCGACCAAACTATTTGGGACATACACGAACAAACGAGATGTCATATCGAGATGCGATGGCCAAAGGATAAAGAAGGGACACTCAGTGAAGTGGGATATCTTTTCCTTTCAGGCGACGAGGATGCCTTGGAACACGCGAGCCAAGAAATATCTAGACTCGCCGCTCGAGCCGACAGCACGATCAGTATAGAAGGAGCCATCGGTAGCAACTTCTCTACAACACGGCGTGACGAGGTAGCTGGAGCAAAAAACGAAACTGTGTGGAAAAGTTCCGAGGAAGAGCAGCGTCCAGCGTATATGAAGGAATACTCACACAAGCACAAATACGAAAGTATCCCGAGACCGAAAGAATGGACGCCTGATTCATTCTTGGCCTATATAACCGCCATCACAAACGCAAGGATCACTACGCATGACAAGTACAAGATGTACGGTGCGGGCCCTGCCGCCGACAACGCGGCTCTCAAGCTCCTTTTTAGCGCGTTTACAGATGAGTCTTCAAGACATGCGCGGTCGAGGCGCGCATTCAAACAAGCCTTGCGATTTATTGAGCTGCGTGGCAATGCCTATCGTAATCACGCCCGGGACCTTTTTCAGAGCCAGCGAGATGCACCTTTTTCGATGGATACCGGCGTCTTCAACATTATGCTGGAAAACTGTGCCAAGTTGAAAGATCTTCGCAACTTTCACGGCGTGTTAGGGATGATGATTAGCTATGGTTGCCAGCCAAACGCGAAAACATGGGCGTTATACATGGAGATGATTGAGAGCAAACAAATCATTCAGCATGTTCTTCGACTCATGCACTCGCTCGGCCTACTTTTGAACCCCGACGTCGTGCCACTCGTCACGAAGCAACTCGTCACGGAGGACATGCGCAAGCTGGAACACAACTGGCCTGGCATCCGCTCATTCCTTGAGACCCTGACCGCCAAGTACGGTACGGGCTGGTCATCGAGGCCAGTCATGCACGCCATTATGAACGAACTCGGACGTATGGGCAATTTCGCCTCGTGCTGCGACCTCTGGGACATCATGGCCGAGTCTCGAAATACCTTTCCTACCACGCTCACGCTCAACACGATGCTTCAACATGCGAAAACCCAGCGCCATCTCATATTCGCCACGGCCGCTTTGGAGAAGGCCCACAAGCACTTCGTCGTGATGAACGAGCAATCATACCACATACTCTTCTTCCTTGCCTTCAGGCTCGACAGGCCCAATGCTATGGGCGTCATCTGGCGTTATGCTTGTGTAGCGGGCAGGACCAGCTCAGATATGCGCAATCAAATCAGCAACTGGCGGTACGGCGTCAACCCGGAAAATGTTCTGCAGCACACCATCGAGCCGAATCCCAAAGCCCACGCGGCCCCCTCTGCTCTGCCAACCTGGTTCGATCAGGACGTAACAGGGGCGAACCAAGTCAACGGTGCCCGAATCAGCAAGGCCACGCACGAGTATTTCCGGGAGCACAAAATGCGACCTTGGTACCCGCTCCATCAGCTCCTCTCGTGGGCCTGGGAAGCCGACGGGAAAATCATCGCAGCGGTCAAGAAGGCCAAGCAGCAGAGCCTGCAGCATTCTCCTCCCACGCCACTGCGTACCGTCACTACGCCGGGAATCATGGTGATGTACCAACGGAACGGGCGTGGCCTACGGACGCATCACATGCAGTTGAAGATTGAACATGTTGCAGCCACGGATGACTTGCCACCGTCATCTGTTGATGGAGACGACCAGatatcatcatcatcgtccGTGAACGAGGACAAGACGACAATAGTAGTGCCGACTGAAGGTATCACAATACCGGTAATGAAAGACGGCCAGCCGTCGTCATCGGTTGACACAGACAACCAACCGTCACCGTCTGTTGACAATTACAAGACAACGATAGTGCCGACTGACGCACTCAGAATACCGGCAACCCAAGGCGT ATGTGAAATTGCATCCTTGAGCATGGCTAAGGTAGCTGGTATGAG CCCTCTCTCTCCCCCTTTCTCCCCCATTGAGCCGCCGCGACTGCTGTTCATCATCCCCACTATGCCTAATCACAATCCTGTCAACGGCCTCCGGGACACCCAACATGATGAGGAAAACAACACGAGAAACATTCATTCATCCATTCCAGCCAAGCCATTGAAAAAGTCTCTCAAGCCTTCTTAA
- a CDS encoding dimethyladenosine transferase — MGKAKAGKRNAAAASSGSPYSRPSQKTNNVFKFNTNVGQHILKNPGVADAIVHKAELKPTDTVLEIGPGTGNLTVRILEKAKKLIAIEFDPRMAAEVTKRVQGTPEQRKLDVMLGDAIKVEWVPFDVLISNTPYQARSFISSPLVFKMLAMPKPPRQAILMFQLEFGQRLVAKPGDKLYGRLSVNANFWATCSNVMKVSKANFRPPPQVDSCVVRIVPKQGAERPTIAFEEFDGLLRVCFNRKNRTMRASWLGTKEVLQMLEKNYRTWAAMNNVPLDDSLVEDDEDDAMEMDDDADAGGNDDNDAEPMDDDTPEFFKELNATAAKAPEKTKSKRKKTKVAALVRSKIERALESTELMEKRARLCDETDFLKLLSALNSEGIHFA, encoded by the exons ATGGGTAAAGCGAAAGCTGGTAAGCGgaatgccgccgccgcctcctcgGGAAGCCCGTACTCTCGACCTTCTCAGAAGACGAACAATGTCTTCAAGTTCAAC ACGAATGTTGGTCAACATATCTTGAAGAACCCCGGTGTGGCGGATGCGATTGTTCAC AAAGCCGAACTTAAGCCCACGGATACTGTACTCGAAATCGGTCCGGGAACTGGTAACTTAACAGTGAGAATTCTCGAGAAGGCGAAGAAGCTCATTGCGATCGAGTTCGACCCTCGAATGGCGGCCGAAGTGACAAAG CGTGTGCAAGGGACTCCGGAGCAGCGCAAGCTCGATGTCATGCTCGGAGATGCGATCAAAGTCGAATGGGTTCCTTTCGACGTTCTCATTTCAAACACACCCTACCAGGCACGTTCTTTT ATCTCTTCGCCCCTGGTGTTCAAGATGCTTGCGATGCCAAAGCCGCCGCGGCAAGCGATTCTCATGTTCCAGCTCGAGTTCGGACAAAGACTTGTGGCCAAGCCCGGCGACAAGCTCTATGGTAGACTGAGCGTGAACGCCAACTTTTGGGCAACATGCTCCAACGTG ATGAAGGTGTCCAAGGCCAACTTCAGGCCGCCGCCACAGGTCGACTCCTGCGTTGTGCGCATCGTGCCCAAGCAGGGAGCCGAGCGTCCCACCATCGCCTTCGAGGAATTCGACGGCCTCCTCCGCGTt TGCTTCAACCGTAAGAACAGGACCATGCGAGCCAGCTGGCTCGGCACGAAGGAAGTGCTCCAGATGCTGGAGAAG AACTACCGTACATGGGCTGCCATGAACAACGTGCCCCTGGACGACTCTCTTGTTGAGGATGACGAGGACGACGCCATGGAAATGGACGATGACGCGGACGCCGGCGGCAACGATGACAACGATGCCGAGCCCATGGACGACGACACACCCGAGTTCTTCAAGGAGCTTAACGCCACAGCTGCCAAGGCGCCCGAGAAGACGAAGAGCAAGCGCAAGAAGACCAAGGTTGCGGCGCTCGTGCGGAGCAAGATTGAACGCGCGCTCGAGAGCACCGAGCTCATGGAGAAGAGAGCGCGGTTGTGCGACGAGACGGATTTTTTGAAGCTGCTCTCTGCTCTCAACTCGGAGGGCATCCACTTTGCCTAG
- a CDS encoding protein phosphatase 2C gives MGQTLSEPVVEKSSAKGEDERLLYGVSAMQGWRISMEDAHITILDLLTPGSDEAKKHESKLSFFGVFDGHGGDKVALFAGENIHDIIKKQETFKKGNYEQALKDGFLATDRAILNDPKYEEEVSGCTACVGLISDNKIYVANAGDSRSVLGIKGRAKPLSQDHKPQLEAEKSRITAAGGFVDFGRVNGNLALSRAIGDFEFKKSAELSPEAQIVTAFPDVETHEISDDDEFLVIACDGIWDCQSSQAVVEFVRRGIAAKQELDKICENMMDNCLASNSETGGVGCDNMTMCIIGLLRGKTKEEWYEEIAKRVAAGDGPCAPPEYAEFRGPGVHHNFDDSDSGYDVDVENKGKPFGIGGYKGRIIFLGDGTEVLTDSDDTEMFDNAEEDKDLESQVSKASSATSKDSEAEDKTAPKTEQAKAADKTAEESKPAAVPASTEEGKEK, from the exons ATGGGTCAAACTCTCTCCGAGCCCGTTGTCGAGAAG TCCTCGGCCAAGGGCGAAGATGAGCGCCTTCTCTACGGCGTCTCTGCCATGCAGGGCTGGCGCATAAGCATGGAGGATGCTCACATCACCATCCTCGACCTTCTCACCCCCGGCAGCGACGAAGCCAAGAAACACGAGTCAAAACTCTCCTTCTTTGGAGTCTTTGACGGACATGGCGGCGACAAAGTAGCCTTGTTCGCTGGAGAGAACATTCACGACATCATCAAGAAGCAGGAGACCTTTAAGAAGGGCAACTACGAACAGGCGTTGAAGGATGGCTTCTTGGCAACCGatcgggcgattcttaacg ATCCCAAGTACGAAGAGGAGGTTTCTGGCTGCACTGCCTGCGTTGGCCTGATTTCGGACAACAAGATCTACGTT GCAAACGCTGGCGACTCGAGAAGCGTTCTTGGTATCAAGGGACGGGCTAAGCCCCTGTCCCAGGATCACAAGCCCCAGCTCGAGG CCGAGAAGTCCCGTATCACAGCCGCCGGTGGCTTTGTCGACTTTGGCCGTGTTAACGGCAATCTTGCTCTCTCCCGCGCCATTGGTGACTTCGAGTTCAAGAAGAGCGCAGAGCTCTCGCCCGAGGCCCAGATCGTCACCGCCTTCCCTGACGTCGAGACCCACGAGATCAGCGACGACGATGAGTTCTTGGTCATTGCTTGCGACG GTATCTGGGATTGCCAGTCTTCTCAGGCTGTTGTCGAGTTCGTCCGTCGTGGCATTGCGGCTAAGCAGGAGCTGGACAAGATCTGCGAGAACATGATGGACAACTGCTTGGCCTCCAACTCGGAGACCGGAGGTGTTGGCTGCGACAACATGACCATGTGCATCATTGGTCTTCTGCGCGGCAAGACCAAGGAGGAGTGGTACGAGGAGATTGCCAAGCGGGTTGCTGCTGGAGACGGACCTTGCGCCCCTCCCGAATACG CTGAATTCCGCGGTCCTGGAGTTCACCACAACTTCGACGACAGTGACAGCGGCTACGACGTGGATGTGGAGAACAAGGGCAAACCCTTCGGCATTGGTGGCTACAAGGGCCGCATCATCTTCCTTGGCGACGGCACTGAGGTTCTGACCGACTCTGACGACACGGAGATGTTTGACAACGCTGAGGAGGACAAGGACCTCGAGAGCCAGGTCTCCAAGGCCTCTTCGGCTACCAGCAAGGATAGCGAGGCTGAGGACAAGACAGCCCCGAAGACGGAGCAGGCCAAGGCGGCGGACAAGACCGCGGAGGAGTCAAAGCCGGCCGCAGTTCCCGCGTCTACAGAGGAGGGCAAGGAGAAGTGA